One window from the genome of Alnus glutinosa chromosome 13, dhAlnGlut1.1, whole genome shotgun sequence encodes:
- the LOC133854214 gene encoding protein PARALOG OF AIPP2-like: MKKVKVRPVRELYGGPEEEPIKHLQQGSSCTEEQFDRHFSSCEFQMGEESRTCNFSSSTFQKPEECSTCNVSATPCSSSMHLERMASVMGTKVDEFSDEACKRRAACGNSSSDVDLLSPSPSSGCNGRQHTSSEISNVFSACCSHDSFSENVESKATLKSTDVSENIEMHVKVNTGPTAEGKHAFPKVQIIYPQIYSNQLQKQKEMDCLGDNVLCISRSDYAKMIVGDHQGDANMKDLLCASASVDSVPAVEKAINDQPACHYLDRSSHFDKVDNHNPWRPNFGKDSAQAVADISSKSDQSEISSLRDFCAGASLLKGEPSDCSEEQVESSLKRVRTFRVSRQMQDVHNHAASMIDDAGMNNGNLAVEAVLCSDQKDHIGNSSAVVVELNMQESPLQSQIVDCNDKSITLEDEVSVCDICGDVGWEESLAICSKCYDGAEHIYCMRVKLDKVPEGDWVCEECMLGEQMDIRNEDEVPKTARTSKASFMNRIVKISTIASPFRFKSGLKLNRKGSDVEEVQTKKGDSSSLLSAKKHARNSEAGLVTKRTLETSDKSSRASRTFSRSLLHGKSSFKNSAMTGDKSPQLQSQTQLQRGSLFKSKSFNITDSKVKGQLAKGVNVQKKIFASITTVEDRRKEGRSRILCKSLSFDNARLHLSNAADVKVTMLSPNCSHLEEFRNLGHTKECKSTQGKYASELHSTVNSPVANSGISSLSVKENASHGETFSSVSNYHDLEAVQGHELSNNSLNPFSHLVQQGLKYPDGFDDVSRHVEHSTEAASVAKANHSNTMFPSNEMPYLRNFPWFTAAIPSLISAVPQLHCIWQGEFEMQRSVKLPSSCNGIQAHLSTCASPKVLEVVLKLPQKIIFEEVPRLSIWPTQFSENHATEDNIALYLFAKDLGSYGRNYKSLLECMIKNDLALKGNLDGVELLIFTSNFLPEKSQRWNKLLFFWGVFRGRRVSCSQDMQSSKKREERDAKRQETDLKPCFQESGEYIVDQERECKRMKSCFSVANGCDGSTGTKYFGDRLPSGINGFAPSFSLGNLRWGGVYDLAASSPERQVLPTDERDRSEHGVLNLELCLGVENKSNKQGVMPSFLGIMDNKTDQDKHFEPLVNKSNKDNGEVSLSLSLSLALPFSNN; encoded by the exons GGTCAAGGTTAGGCCTGTGAGAGAGCTGTATGGTGGTCCTGAGGAGGAGCCGATAAAG catttGCAGCAGGGTTCATCCTGCACTGAAGAACAATTTGATAGGCATTTCTCGAGCTGTGAATTTCAAATGGGAGAAGAGTCCAGGACATGCAACTTTTCCAGCAGTACATTTCAAAAGCCAGAAGAATGCAGTACGTGCAACGTGTCTGCCACCCCATGCTCATCATCTATGCATCTCGAACGAATGGCATCAGTAATGGGCACCAAGGTTGATGAGTTTTCAGATGAAGCCTGTAAGAGGAGAGCAGCTTGTGGCAACTCTTCTAGTGATGTTGACCTGTTATCTCCTTCGCCGAGTAGTGGATGCAATGGTAGACAGCACACCAGCAGTGAAATAAGCAATGTTTTTAGTGCATGTTGTAGTCATGATTCATTCTCTGAAAATGTAGAAAGTAAAGCTACTTTGAAGTCCACTGATGTTTCAGAAAACATTGAGATGCATGTGAAGGTAAACACTGGCCCTACTGCTGAAGGAAAACATGCTTTTCCAAAAGTGCAAATAATTTATCCTCAAATCTACTCAAATCAGCTTCAGAAGCAGAAAGAAATGGATTGCCTCGGCGATAATGTCTTGTGCATCAGTCGATCAGACTACGCAAAAATGATTGTGGGAGATCATCAGGGTGATGCTAACATGAAGGATTTATTGTGTGCTTCAGCTTCAGTTGATAGCGTTCCTGCTGTTGAAAAGGCTATTAATGATCAACCTGCCTGCCATTATCTGGACCGTAGTAGTCATTTTGACAAAGTGGACAATCATAATCCTTGGAGGCCAAACTTTGGCAAAGACTCTGCGCAGGCTGTAGCAGATATTTCAAGCAAATCAGATCAATCAGAAATTTCTTCCTTAAGAGATTTCTGTGCTGGCGCTAGCTTGCTGAAG GGAGAGCCTTCTGACTGCTCTGAGGAGCAGGTGGAATCATCATTAAAAAGAGTCAGAACCTTCAGGGTTAGTAGACAGATGCAAGATGTGCATAACCATGCTGCATCAATGATAGATGATGCTGGCATGAATAATGGAAATCTGGCGGTTGAAGCTGTATTATGTTCAGATCAAAAGGACCACATTGGGAATTCTAGTGCAGTGGTTGTAGAACTCAATATGCAGGAGTCTCCTTTGCAATCCCAGATTGTTGACTGCAATGATAAATCAATTACATTGGAGGATGAA GTAAGTGTTTGTGATATCTGTGGTGATGTAGGCTGGGAAGAGTCGCTTGCTATTTGTAGCAAATGCTACGATGGCGCTGAACACAT CTATTGCATGCGTGTTAAGCTGGACAAAGTTCCTGAAGGCGATTGGGTGTGTGAAGAATGCATGCTTGGGGAGCAGATGGACATACGAAATGAAGATGAAGTGCCAAAAACTGCTAGAACCTCAAAAGCATCGTTCATGAATAGAATTGTTAAAATATCTACAATCGCTAGCCCTTTCAGATTTAAGAGTGGTTTAAAATTGAACAGAAAGGGTTCAGATGTTGAGGaagtccaaacaaagaaaggagattcttcttctcttttatcAGCTAAGAAACATGCACGAAACTCGGAAGCTGGTCTGGTGACAAAAAGGACTCTTGAAACAAGTGATAAATCATCTAGGGCATCAAGAACCTTCAGTAGATCTCTACTTCATGGGAAGTCTTCATTTAAGAATTCAG CAATGACAGGTGATAAATCACCCCAATTGCAATCACAAACTCAGTTGCAGCGGG GTTCTCTTTTTAAGTCGAAATCATTTAACATTACGGACTCGAAAGTGAAAGGCCAACTTGCAAAAGGTGTCAATgtccaaaagaaaatttttgccAGCATTACTACTGTTGAGGACAGGAGAAAGGAAGGACGTTCCAGAATACTGTGTAAATCCTTGTCATTTGATAATGCTAGGTTACACCTTTCAAATGCTGCCGATGTAAAGGTTACAATGCTGTCTCCTAATTGTTCTCATCTTGAGGAGTTTAGGAATTTAGGCCATACAAAAGAATGCAAGTCAACTCAAGGGAAGTATGCGTCTGAATTACACTCTACAGTAAATTCACCAGTTGCTAATTCTGGTATCTCATCATTGAGTGTAAAAGAAAATGCATCTCATGGCGAAACATTCTCATCAGTATCCAACTACCATGACCTTGAGGCCGTCCAGGGTCATGAGCTATCGAATAATTCATTGAACCCATTTAGTCATCTGGTGCAGCAAGGCTTAAAATATCCAGATGGGTTTGATGATGTGAGCCGGCATGTTGAACACTCCACAGAAGCAGCTTCTGTTGCAAAAGCAAACCATTCAAATACCATGTTTCCGTCCAATGAAATGCCGTACTTGAGAAACTTTCCATGGTTTACGGCAGCCATTCCGTCTCTAATTTCTGCTGTTCCACAGCTTCATTGCATATGGCA AGGCGAATTTGAAATGCAGAGAAGTGTAAAACTTCCAAGTTCTTGTAACGGGATACAAGCGCACCTATCAACTTGTGCTTCACCTAAAGTTCTTGAAGTAGTTCTCAAGCTTCctcaaaaaattatatttgaggAAGTACCCCGCCTGAGCATTTGGCCAACTCAGTTCTCTGAAAATCATGCTACAGAAGATAATATTGCACTCTACCTTTTTGCCAAAGACCTTGGAAG CTACGGAAGAAACTACAAGAGCCTGCTGGAATGCATGATTAAGAATGACTTAGCACTCAAGGGAAATTTGGATGGAGTTGAACTGTTAATTTTCACATCTAACTTTCTGCCTGAAAAATCTCAGC GTTGGaataaattattgtttttttgggGTGTATTTCGAGGAAGAAGGGTTAGCTGCTCACAAGACATGCAGAGTTCCAAGAAG agagaagaaagagatgCTAAAAGGCAGGAAACAGATCTCAAACCTTGTTTTCAAGAAAGTGGAGAATATATTGTAGACCAAGAACGTGAATGTAAGAGGATGAAGAGTTGTTTCAGTGTGGCGAATGGATGTGATGGTTCTACAGGCACAAAGTATTTTGGTGATAGACTTCCATCTGGTATAAATGGCTTTGCTCCTTCCTTTTCCTTGGGGAATCTCAGATGGGGTGGAGTCTATGATTTGGCTGCATCTTCACCAGAGAGGCAAGTACTTCCGACAGATGAAAGGGATCGATCGGAACACGGGGTTCTAAATCTTGAGCTTTGCTTGGGAGTCGAAAACAAATCGAACAAGCAGGGAGTCATGCCTTCCTTTCTTGGTATCATGGACAACAAAACTGACCAAGACAAGCATTTTGAGCCACTGGTTAACAAAAGCAATAAAGATAATGGTGAAGTCTCTTTATCACTATCTCTTTCCCTTGCATtacctttctccaacaattag
- the LOC133854968 gene encoding uncharacterized protein LOC133854968, with amino-acid sequence MSLSSTTSFPAIAGACTKLGEFPARKSRRLCLDGGRLPIRSVRGSAERSREGIDGRRREGGESGGRGGFTSPAMEVTTFDQSFHETEFPVWEKIGAVVRLSYGIGIYGAMALAGRFICSISGIDSMGGFHPSLDAILGGLGYAAPPIMALLFILDDEVVKLSPHARAIRDVEDEELWNFFYGMSPWQFILVVAASSVGEELFYRAAVQGALADIFLRGTDFLTDARGMASLTGVLPPFVPFAQAFAAVITAGLTGSLYYVAASPKDPTYVVAPVLQTRSGREDMKKLFAAWYEKRQLKKIYSPLLEGLLALYLGFEWIQTNNILAPIITHGIYSAVILGHGLWKIHDHRRKLHERIEHLKLEGKNSNNL; translated from the exons ATGTCGCTAAGTTCGACGACGTCGTTTCCGGCCATAGCCGGAGCGTGCACGAAGCTTGGCGAGTTTCCGGCGAGGAAGAGCAGGAGGCTGTGCTTGGACGGAGGGAGGCTTCCGATACGGTCTGTTCGGGGCTCGGCGGAGCGGAGTAGAGAAGGTATTGATGGGAGAAGAAGAGAGGGAGGAGAGAGTGGAGGACGAGGAGGGTTCACGAGCCCGGCCATGGAGGTGACCACATTTGATCAGAGCTTCCACGAGACCGAGTTCCCCGTATGGGAGAAGATCGGCGCTGTGGTCAGACTCAGCTACGGAATCG GTATATATGGTGCAATGGCTCTAGCAGGAAGGTTTATATGCTCAATCTCTGGaattgattctatgggtggtttCCACCCATCATTAGATGCCATATTAGGAGGACTTGGATATGCAGCTCCTCCAATCATGGCCCTCCTGTTTATACTAGAT GATGAAGTTGTGAAGTTGTCACCTCATGCTCGTGCCATCAGAGATGTGGAGGATGAGGAGCTATGGAACTTCTTTTATGGAATGTCACCATGGCAG TTTATACTAGTTGTTGCTGCAAGCTCAGTGGGAGAGGAGCTTTTCTACCGGGCTGCTGTTCAG GGAGCGCTGGCTGATATATTTTTACGGGGAACTGATTTTTTAACTGATGCTCGAGGAATGGCGTCTCTG ACTGGGGTACTGCCTCCTTTTGTCccgtttgctcaagcgtttgcCGCCGTGATTACAGCTGGCCTTACAGGTTCTCTCTATTATGTAGCTGCCTCTCCAAAAG ATCCTACGTATGTTGTTGCACCTGTTTTACAAACTCGCTCTGGTCGTGAAGATATGAAAAAGCTCTTTGCAG CCTGGTATGAGAAGAGGCAATTGAAAAAGATCTATTCTCCCCTCCTGGAAGGCCTGTTAGCACTCTACCTTGGTTTTGAATGGATTCAG ACGAACAATATTCTTGCGCCCATTATCACCCACGGGATATACTCCGCCGTAATATTGGGACATGGCCTTTGGAAAATACACGACCATCGGCGAAAACTACACGAAAGAATCGAGCATCTTAAATTAGAAGGAAAGAACTCAAATAACTTATGA